A part of Solicola gregarius genomic DNA contains:
- a CDS encoding sensor histidine kinase, whose protein sequence is MGERDIGTRDAAPEQDHSEGFAPKSRLGLREQVSDRVTLAARITLLTTVAVGLTIAAVGVTIFLTVRTEVNHSLDTSLVKRAHAVAESSEASDQMRSGEVPAALAAADILIALVPADGGPIAMPGFGKYVGDPEVAVAQGINAESIRTVTIGDTPYRMVAVQSGRGTAVVLAQSMQSTARTLDRLEIALWVVGAAGVIVAGIAGWLVATNSLRPVRRLTLAAERVARTEQLTPIEVTGDDELARLTIAFNSMLTSLDASKQRQRQLVADAGHELRTPLTSLRTNIELLSQAEVKGGLAPRARGELMADVRAQIGELTTLVGDLVELARDTSPTRAPEATDLSEILMNCVQRVRLRAPGIEFNVDSEPWVVFGDGQLLERAITNLLDNAAKWSPPLGAVTVRLHDGVLTVADNGPGIHEEDLPHVFERFYRSREARMLPGSGLGLAIVAQAAGRHGGTVTARRAPSGGALMTLSIPGERPHPD, encoded by the coding sequence ATGGGTGAACGCGACATCGGGACCCGCGACGCGGCTCCCGAGCAGGACCACTCGGAGGGATTCGCACCCAAGTCGCGCCTCGGCCTGCGCGAGCAGGTCTCCGACCGCGTGACGCTCGCCGCCCGGATCACGTTGCTGACCACCGTGGCGGTCGGCCTGACGATCGCTGCGGTCGGCGTCACGATCTTCCTGACCGTACGCACGGAGGTCAACCACTCCCTCGACACGTCGCTGGTCAAGCGCGCACACGCCGTCGCCGAGTCGTCGGAGGCGTCCGACCAGATGCGCAGCGGCGAGGTCCCCGCGGCGCTCGCGGCCGCCGACATCCTGATCGCGCTCGTCCCGGCCGACGGCGGGCCGATCGCGATGCCCGGGTTCGGCAAGTACGTCGGCGATCCGGAGGTCGCTGTCGCGCAGGGGATCAATGCCGAGTCGATCCGAACGGTCACGATCGGCGACACCCCGTACCGGATGGTCGCCGTGCAGTCCGGTCGAGGCACGGCCGTCGTGCTCGCGCAGTCGATGCAGTCGACCGCGCGTACCCTCGACCGACTCGAGATAGCTCTGTGGGTGGTCGGCGCCGCGGGCGTGATCGTCGCGGGGATCGCCGGCTGGCTGGTCGCCACGAACTCCCTGCGCCCCGTACGTCGGCTGACCCTCGCGGCCGAACGGGTGGCGCGCACCGAGCAGCTCACGCCGATCGAGGTCACCGGCGACGACGAGCTCGCCCGGCTCACGATCGCGTTCAACTCGATGCTGACCTCGCTCGACGCCTCCAAGCAGCGCCAGCGCCAGCTCGTCGCCGACGCGGGCCACGAGCTGCGGACGCCGCTGACCAGCCTGCGTACGAACATCGAGCTGCTCAGCCAGGCAGAGGTGAAAGGCGGCCTCGCACCGCGGGCGCGCGGAGAGCTGATGGCCGACGTACGAGCACAGATCGGTGAGCTCACCACCCTCGTCGGCGACCTCGTCGAGCTTGCCCGTGACACATCGCCGACACGTGCGCCCGAGGCGACCGACCTGTCGGAGATCCTGATGAACTGCGTCCAGCGCGTACGCCTGCGGGCGCCCGGGATCGAGTTCAACGTCGACAGCGAGCCATGGGTCGTATTCGGCGACGGTCAGCTGCTCGAGCGGGCCATCACCAACCTGCTCGACAACGCCGCCAAGTGGAGCCCGCCGCTCGGCGCGGTGACCGTACGCCTGCACGACGGGGTCCTCACCGTCGCCGACAACGGCCCCGGCATCCACGAGGAAGACCTTCCGCATGTCTTCGAGCGGTTCTACCGGTCGCGGGAGGCGCGGATGCTGCCGGGCTCGGGCCTCGGCCTCGCCATCGTCGCGCAGGCCGCCGGCCGCCACGGCGGCACGGTCACGGCGCGCCGGGCACCGTCGGGAGGCGCGCTGATGACGCTCAGTATTCCCGGCGAGCGCCCGCATCCGGATTAG
- a CDS encoding S1C family serine protease, whose product MSAGDMNDGNANDGRRPERQPSSDPAAAGPRPPQPYGPPAGGPGQAPPPGYGRPEPTASFTHRYPAPDRNAEPAGPPMAPQAPADADRNRRPRLGLVVAAALVAGLVGGGAGAAGINALNDDESSGLADSAAGTSLSEPVSATDKKLKSGTIEAVAAKVRPSVVQINVSGSDMADSGTGIIISKDGMILTNNHVVAAAAEGGTITVAFDDNSTAEAEIVGRDPVTDIAVIQAKDASDLDRATLGKSADLKVGQDVVAVGSPFGLESTVTSGIVSALNRPVSAGDSSGETSNVYPAIQTDAAINPGNSGGPLVDMNGNVVGINSSIRSNSSGSEAGSIGLGFAIPIDLARNIATQLIDGQSVEHAQIGITVTDSKGSDDITTNGARIKSVEGGSPGSDAGLKQGDVITKLNNDVITGSQSLVATIRGYAPGDKVEIAYTRDGEDHTTDVELGSDGGDTP is encoded by the coding sequence ATGAGCGCTGGAGATATGAACGACGGAAACGCGAACGACGGGCGGCGTCCCGAGCGGCAGCCGTCCTCCGACCCTGCTGCTGCGGGCCCCCGTCCCCCGCAGCCGTACGGTCCGCCGGCCGGCGGGCCCGGTCAGGCGCCCCCGCCCGGCTACGGGCGCCCCGAGCCGACCGCGTCGTTCACGCATCGGTACCCGGCCCCCGACCGGAACGCCGAGCCGGCGGGTCCGCCGATGGCTCCGCAGGCGCCTGCAGACGCCGACCGGAACCGGCGGCCCCGCCTCGGTCTCGTGGTCGCCGCGGCGCTCGTCGCCGGGTTGGTCGGCGGTGGGGCCGGCGCAGCGGGCATCAACGCGCTCAATGACGACGAGTCATCCGGCCTCGCCGACTCGGCCGCAGGTACGTCGCTGTCCGAGCCGGTGTCGGCAACGGACAAGAAGCTCAAGTCCGGCACCATCGAGGCCGTCGCCGCCAAGGTGCGGCCCTCGGTCGTACAGATCAACGTGTCCGGCTCCGACATGGCCGACAGCGGCACCGGGATCATCATCAGCAAGGACGGGATGATCCTCACCAACAACCACGTGGTCGCCGCAGCGGCAGAGGGCGGCACGATCACGGTCGCGTTCGACGACAACTCCACGGCGGAGGCTGAGATCGTCGGTCGCGACCCGGTGACCGACATCGCGGTGATCCAGGCCAAGGACGCCTCCGATCTAGACCGGGCGACGCTGGGTAAGTCGGCCGATCTGAAGGTCGGCCAGGACGTCGTCGCGGTCGGCTCGCCGTTCGGCCTGGAGAGCACCGTGACGAGCGGAATCGTCAGCGCGCTGAACCGTCCGGTCTCCGCCGGCGACAGCTCCGGCGAGACGTCCAATGTCTACCCCGCGATCCAGACCGACGCTGCGATCAACCCCGGCAACTCCGGCGGCCCGCTGGTCGACATGAACGGCAACGTCGTCGGCATCAACTCCAGCATCCGCAGCAACTCGTCGGGTTCGGAGGCGGGCTCGATCGGTCTCGGCTTCGCGATCCCGATCGACCTCGCGCGCAACATCGCGACCCAGCTGATCGACGGTCAGAGCGTCGAGCATGCGCAGATCGGCATCACCGTCACGGACTCGAAGGGTTCGGACGACATCACCACGAACGGCGCCCGGATCAAGAGCGTCGAAGGCGGCAGCCCCGGCAGCGACGCAGGGTTGAAGCAGGGCGATGTCATCACCAAGCTGAACAACGATGTCATCACCGGCTCGCAGTCGCTGGTAGCGACGATCCGTGGGTACGCGCCCGGCGACAAGGTCGAGATCGCGTACACGCGCGACGGCGAGGACCACACGACCGACGTCGAGCTCGGCTCCGACGGCGGCGACACACCCTGA
- a CDS encoding anthranilate synthase family protein — protein sequence MHPERTTMSILDELLEFPAYAIIRLRETDMVTLVAGPREDIESLADVRVDDGAPHEGPTYDRLVVVPFAQVRERGFEAHQDGTPLSVIECEHHSEVPLDALLELLPGDELTFADRGGFETGDDEYARMVGDVIRDEIGDGEGANLVVARHYRARIADWGHRAAWSVLRRLLTREHGAHWTFCIFTGDRFLIGASPERHVSVEAGKVRMNPISGTFRLRGLETHAARKDALISFLRDEKEIYELFMVVDEELKMMCHICHEGGLVLGPYLKQMSHLVHTEYLLAGRTHRDVREVLRDTMFAATVTGSPVENACRLIKRYEQRGRGYYASIAALIGRDADGAQTADAPILIRTADVDLDGNLTVSAGATLVRDSDAAYETAETWAKASGVLSAFGLLDGASVTGADLTALTSEDDVLIALGERNQRLAQFWLSDQGDTDPSVSLRGKRVVVVDGEDDFVNMLGHVFGVLGMSTDLVRHDYYRPGALDDYDLVVVGPGPGDPRDGSDPKIKVMDGIVSGLLAEERPFLAVCLGHQVLAKALGLELAYKDIVFQGTQSVLPVGGHDETVGFYNTFVARVPESGLPAGVTVETDPATGDVHALTGPHYRSLQFHAESILTRNGFDIMRRVVTDLLRR from the coding sequence ATGCACCCCGAACGGACGACCATGAGCATCCTCGACGAGCTCCTCGAGTTTCCCGCGTACGCGATCATCCGGCTGCGCGAGACCGACATGGTCACCCTGGTTGCCGGGCCCCGGGAGGACATCGAGAGCCTCGCAGACGTACGCGTCGACGATGGTGCCCCGCACGAGGGGCCGACGTACGACCGGCTCGTCGTCGTGCCGTTCGCGCAGGTTCGAGAGCGTGGCTTCGAGGCACACCAGGACGGCACCCCGCTGTCGGTGATCGAGTGCGAACACCACTCCGAGGTGCCGCTGGACGCGTTGCTCGAGCTGCTCCCCGGCGACGAGCTGACGTTCGCCGATCGTGGTGGGTTCGAGACCGGCGACGACGAGTACGCCCGGATGGTCGGTGACGTCATCCGCGACGAGATCGGCGACGGTGAGGGAGCGAACCTCGTCGTAGCGAGGCACTATCGCGCCCGGATCGCCGACTGGGGCCACCGCGCCGCATGGTCGGTACTTCGCCGCCTGCTCACCCGTGAGCACGGCGCGCACTGGACCTTCTGCATCTTCACCGGCGACCGGTTCCTGATCGGCGCGAGTCCCGAGCGGCACGTCAGCGTCGAGGCGGGCAAGGTGCGGATGAACCCGATCAGCGGCACGTTCCGCCTCCGGGGCCTCGAAACGCATGCGGCGCGCAAGGACGCGCTGATCTCCTTCCTGCGCGACGAGAAGGAGATCTACGAGCTCTTCATGGTCGTCGACGAAGAGCTGAAGATGATGTGCCACATCTGCCACGAGGGCGGGCTCGTCCTCGGGCCGTACCTCAAGCAGATGTCGCATCTGGTGCACACCGAGTACCTCCTCGCCGGACGTACCCATCGCGACGTACGCGAGGTGCTGCGCGACACGATGTTCGCGGCGACCGTGACCGGCAGCCCAGTCGAGAACGCATGCCGGCTTATCAAGCGGTACGAGCAGCGCGGGCGCGGCTACTACGCGTCCATCGCGGCCCTCATCGGGCGCGATGCCGACGGCGCGCAGACCGCCGATGCGCCGATCCTGATCCGCACTGCCGACGTCGACCTCGACGGCAACCTCACCGTTTCGGCCGGCGCGACCCTCGTACGCGACTCCGATGCCGCGTACGAGACGGCGGAGACGTGGGCGAAGGCGTCGGGCGTGCTGTCGGCATTCGGCCTGCTCGACGGCGCATCGGTCACCGGCGCCGACCTCACGGCGCTCACGTCGGAGGACGACGTGCTCATCGCGCTCGGTGAGCGCAACCAGCGGCTCGCCCAGTTCTGGCTCTCCGACCAGGGCGACACCGACCCGAGTGTCTCGCTACGCGGCAAGCGGGTCGTCGTCGTCGACGGCGAGGACGACTTCGTGAACATGCTGGGTCACGTGTTCGGCGTACTCGGGATGTCGACCGACCTCGTCCGCCACGACTACTACCGGCCGGGGGCGCTCGACGACTACGACCTCGTGGTCGTCGGCCCCGGGCCCGGCGATCCGCGCGATGGGTCCGATCCGAAGATCAAGGTCATGGACGGCATCGTCTCGGGCCTGCTCGCGGAGGAGCGGCCGTTTCTCGCGGTCTGCCTCGGACACCAGGTCCTCGCGAAGGCGCTCGGGCTCGAGCTCGCGTACAAGGACATCGTCTTCCAGGGCACGCAGTCCGTGCTGCCCGTCGGCGGCCACGACGAGACGGTCGGGTTCTACAACACGTTCGTGGCGCGCGTACCCGAGAGCGGGCTTCCCGCCGGGGTGACCGTCGAGACCGATCCGGCAACGGGTGACGTGCACGCGCTCACCGGGCCGCACTACCGGTCCCTGCAGTTCCACGCCGAGTCGATCCTCACCCGCAACGGCTTCGACATCATGCGCCGGGTGGTCACCGACCTGCTACGACGCTGA
- a CDS encoding DHA2 family efflux MFS transporter permease subunit produces the protein MSAVSGADDKLDGAVLKIAGVVVLGAIMSILDITVVSVAQPTFQDVFEASPADVAWSMTGYTLALATVIPMTGWAADRFGTKRLYLLALTLFVIGSLLCAMAWDVGSLISFRVLQGLGGGMLMPLGMTIMTRAAGPHRVGRVMAVLGIPMLLGPIGGPILGGWLIDQASWHWIFLINLPIGIAAFAYAMVILPKDAPEPSESFDFVGMLLLSPGLALLLFGVSSIPEKGTVMDDRVLVPAIVGIVLIAVFVWHAFRPEHPLIDLRLFKNRQLTVAVITMFLFAVAFFGASLFIPSYFLQVRGESTLDAGLLIAPQGLGAMLTMPLAGRMVDKIGPGKIVMTGLVGIIAGMAVFTQIEADTSYAVLLGALFVMGLGMGATMMPTMTAALQTLREHTIARGSTLMNIVQQVAASVGTAIMSVVLTNQIKDSDFAGAATQSWQNPKILEQLSPQMLASGFSDAADAFGTTYTVAFALMIVTLIPAAMLPRRKAGMPPAEGEPEEKVEAPAG, from the coding sequence ATGTCCGCCGTCTCCGGTGCCGACGACAAGCTCGACGGCGCCGTACTCAAAATTGCCGGCGTGGTCGTGCTCGGTGCGATCATGTCGATCCTCGACATCACGGTAGTCAGTGTTGCGCAGCCGACGTTCCAGGACGTCTTCGAGGCCAGTCCAGCCGACGTCGCCTGGTCGATGACCGGCTACACACTGGCACTCGCCACCGTGATCCCGATGACCGGCTGGGCCGCAGACCGGTTCGGTACGAAGCGGCTCTACCTGCTCGCGCTCACCCTGTTCGTGATCGGGTCGTTGCTGTGCGCCATGGCCTGGGACGTCGGCTCGCTGATCAGCTTCCGCGTGCTGCAGGGTCTCGGCGGCGGCATGCTGATGCCGCTCGGCATGACGATCATGACCCGCGCCGCCGGCCCGCACCGCGTCGGCCGGGTGATGGCCGTCCTCGGCATCCCGATGCTGCTCGGCCCGATCGGCGGCCCGATTCTCGGCGGCTGGCTGATCGACCAGGCGAGCTGGCACTGGATCTTCCTGATCAACCTGCCGATCGGCATCGCCGCCTTCGCGTACGCGATGGTGATCCTGCCGAAGGACGCACCGGAGCCGTCCGAGTCGTTCGACTTCGTCGGCATGCTGCTGTTGTCCCCTGGGCTGGCACTGTTGCTGTTCGGTGTCTCGTCGATCCCGGAGAAGGGCACCGTGATGGACGACCGCGTGCTCGTCCCGGCCATCGTCGGCATCGTGTTGATCGCGGTGTTCGTGTGGCACGCGTTCCGTCCGGAGCACCCGCTGATCGATCTGCGGCTGTTCAAGAACCGTCAGCTGACGGTCGCGGTCATCACCATGTTCCTGTTCGCGGTCGCGTTCTTCGGCGCGAGCCTGTTCATCCCGTCGTACTTCCTGCAGGTACGCGGCGAGAGCACGCTCGACGCGGGGCTGCTGATCGCACCGCAGGGCCTCGGCGCCATGCTCACGATGCCGCTCGCCGGGCGGATGGTCGACAAGATCGGGCCCGGCAAGATCGTGATGACCGGCCTGGTCGGCATCATCGCGGGTATGGCGGTCTTCACCCAGATCGAGGCCGACACCTCGTACGCCGTGCTGCTCGGTGCGCTGTTCGTGATGGGCCTCGGCATGGGCGCGACCATGATGCCCACCATGACGGCCGCGCTGCAGACGCTGCGCGAGCACACGATCGCGCGCGGTTCGACGCTGATGAACATTGTGCAGCAGGTCGCCGCATCGGTCGGTACGGCCATCATGTCGGTGGTCCTGACCAACCAGATCAAGGACTCCGACTTCGCCGGCGCCGCGACTCAGTCATGGCAGAACCCGAAGATCCTCGAGCAGCTGTCACCGCAGATGCTCGCCTCCGGGTTCAGTGACGCCGCGGACGCGTTCGGTACGACGTACACCGTGGCGTTCGCCCTGATGATCGTGACGCTGATCCCCGCGGCGATGCTGCCCCGGCGCAAGGCGGGCATGCCGCCCGCGGAAGGCGAGCCGGAGGAGAAGGTCGAGGCCCCCGCGGGCTGA